From Methylocystis sp. ATCC 49242, one genomic window encodes:
- a CDS encoding riboflavin synthase, translating to MFTGIVTDIGEIVAVEPRGELRRLRIACNYDADGIALGASIACAGTCLTVVAVAREGARTVFDVDAAAETLARTTVGIWAVGTRINLERALRIGDELGGHIVTGHIDGIARIMSRDDFDGMARYWIETPHELSRFVAQKGSVALDGASLTVNEVEGDRFSILLIPHTLAVTTFGARKAGDALNIEVDLMARYAARLSGQ from the coding sequence ATGTTCACGGGCATCGTCACCGACATTGGCGAAATCGTCGCGGTCGAGCCGCGCGGCGAACTGCGCCGCCTGCGCATCGCCTGCAATTATGACGCCGATGGAATCGCGCTCGGCGCCTCCATCGCCTGCGCGGGAACCTGTCTCACCGTGGTCGCGGTTGCGCGCGAGGGCGCCCGCACTGTCTTCGATGTCGATGCGGCCGCCGAAACGCTGGCGCGTACGACCGTCGGGATATGGGCCGTCGGAACGCGCATCAATCTCGAGCGCGCGCTGAGGATCGGCGACGAACTCGGCGGCCATATCGTCACCGGCCACATCGACGGGATTGCGCGGATCATGTCGCGCGACGATTTCGACGGCATGGCCCGTTACTGGATCGAGACGCCGCATGAGCTTTCGCGCTTCGTCGCGCAGAAAGGATCCGTCGCGCTCGACGGCGCATCGCTGACGGTTAACGAGGTCGAGGGCGACCGCTTCTCGATTCTGCTCATTCCGCATACGCTCGCCGTGACGACGTTCGGCGCGCGCAAGGCCGGCGATGCGTTGAATATCGAGGTCGATCTGATGGCGCGCTACGCCGCCCGGCTGAGTGGACAATAG
- the ribD gene encoding bifunctional diaminohydroxyphosphoribosylaminopyrimidine deaminase/5-amino-6-(5-phosphoribosylamino)uracil reductase RibD translates to MTIHEPIPYVATDEAFMAAALALGRRNMGRTAPNPAVGALVVRDGIIIARGWTAKGGRPHAEAIALAAAGEAARGATLYVTLEPCSHHGSTPPCVDAIIASGIARVVTAMEDPDPRVAGRGHQILRDAGIDVFIGPEAAAARADHLGHILRVTKHRPMVTLKLAQTPDGYAAGAAHDPRLRITGPIADAFTHVHRALHDAIMVGAGTAREDDPLMTVRLPGLEGVTPLRVVLDEKLALSPRSRVASTSRETPLLVITALDVPDADVHRFMDATGAEVVKVPMYEGKLDLLAALRLLAERGITRVFSEGGPRVAESLLTAGLADEVILHMGVKPLGRPGQPALTPKARTALENVSRYRLIESRMLGADQMTRYARAD, encoded by the coding sequence ATGACCATTCACGAGCCGATTCCCTATGTGGCGACTGACGAGGCCTTCATGGCCGCGGCGCTGGCGCTTGGGCGGCGGAACATGGGCCGCACCGCGCCCAATCCGGCGGTCGGCGCGCTGGTCGTGCGCGACGGGATAATCATCGCGCGCGGCTGGACGGCGAAGGGCGGACGCCCGCATGCCGAAGCAATCGCGCTGGCGGCGGCGGGTGAGGCGGCGCGCGGCGCCACGCTTTACGTGACGCTCGAGCCCTGTTCGCATCACGGCTCGACGCCGCCATGCGTCGACGCGATCATCGCGTCGGGAATCGCGCGCGTCGTCACTGCAATGGAAGACCCCGATCCGCGCGTCGCGGGCAGGGGGCATCAGATTCTTCGCGACGCCGGGATCGACGTCTTCATCGGGCCAGAGGCTGCGGCGGCCCGCGCCGACCATCTCGGCCATATCCTGCGCGTCACCAAACATCGCCCGATGGTGACTCTCAAACTCGCGCAGACCCCGGACGGTTACGCCGCCGGCGCCGCGCATGATCCGCGACTGCGCATCACGGGGCCGATCGCCGACGCCTTCACGCATGTTCATCGCGCGCTTCACGACGCGATAATGGTCGGCGCGGGAACAGCGCGCGAGGACGATCCGCTGATGACCGTCCGCCTGCCGGGGCTCGAAGGCGTCACGCCGTTGCGCGTCGTTCTCGACGAAAAACTCGCCTTGTCGCCGCGGTCGCGCGTCGCCTCTACGTCGCGCGAGACTCCGCTGCTCGTCATCACCGCCCTGGATGTTCCGGACGCCGACGTCCACAGGTTTATGGATGCGACGGGCGCCGAGGTTGTGAAAGTCCCGATGTATGAGGGAAAGCTCGATCTGCTCGCCGCCTTGCGCCTGCTTGCGGAGCGCGGAATCACGCGCGTGTTTAGCGAGGGCGGCCCGCGTGTGGCGGAGAGCCTGCTCACTGCGGGGCTCGCGGACGAGGTCATTCTGCACATGGGCGTCAAGCCGCTCGGCCGCCCCGGCCAGCCAGCGCTGACGCCGAAAGCGCGCACGGCGCTGGAGAATGTGTCGCGCTATCGCCTCATCGAAAGCCGGATGCTGGGCGCCGATCAGATGACCCGTTACGCGAGGGCGGATTGA
- the nrdR gene encoding transcriptional regulator NrdR, giving the protein MRCPYCGSFDTQVKDSRPAEDSSCIRRRRVCPTCGGRFTTFERVQLREIIVVKKSGRRAPFDRDKLTRSVEIALRKRPVEPERVEQMISGVVRQLESLGEAEVESQRIGELIIEGLRSLDAVAYVRFASVYRDFREARDFNAIIDELESGGESEALPESADDPENA; this is encoded by the coding sequence ATGCGCTGTCCCTATTGCGGCTCCTTCGACACGCAAGTGAAGGACTCTCGTCCGGCCGAGGATTCCTCCTGCATCCGCCGGCGACGCGTTTGCCCCACCTGCGGCGGCCGCTTCACGACCTTCGAGCGCGTGCAATTGCGCGAAATCATCGTCGTCAAGAAATCCGGAAGACGCGCGCCTTTCGACCGCGACAAGCTCACGCGCTCGGTCGAGATCGCGCTGCGCAAACGGCCGGTGGAGCCCGAGCGCGTCGAACAGATGATCTCCGGCGTCGTGCGCCAATTGGAAAGCCTCGGCGAGGCGGAGGTCGAGAGCCAGCGCATCGGCGAATTGATTATTGAAGGCTTGCGTTCGCTGGATGCGGTGGCCTATGTGCGCTTCGCCTCCGTTTATCGGGATTTCCGTGAAGCGCGCGACTTCAACGCGATCATCGACGAACTGGAGAGCGGCGGCGAAAGCGAGGCGCTACCGGAAAGCGCCGACGACCCGGAAAACGCATGA
- the glyA gene encoding serine hydroxymethyltransferase, protein MSQSGFFTTSLAQSDPELAKAIDLELGRQRHEIELIASENIVSKAVMEAQGSVLTNKYAEGYPGKRYYGGCQYVDIAENLAIDRAKKLFNCGFANVQPNSGSQANQGVFLALLQPGDTFMGLDLAAGGHLTHGSPVNLSGRWFKPVSYTVRKDDQRIDMEQVAALAREHKPKLIIAGGSGYSRIWDFEAFRKIADEVGAYFMVDMAHFAGLVAAGLHPSPFPHAHVVTTTTHKTLRGPRGGMVLTNDEDIAKKINSAIFPGLQGGPLMHVIAAKAVAFGEALTPEFKAYQQRVKDNAQTLAKTLVDAGLAIVSGGTENHLMLVDLRPKKITGKAAEAALGRAHITCNKNGIPFDPEKPFVTSGIRLGTPAATSRGFGQSEFTEVGKLIVEVLDGLSSKGEEGNAATEAAVKDKVHALTAKFPIYP, encoded by the coding sequence ATGAGCCAGTCCGGATTTTTCACCACCTCCCTTGCGCAGTCCGACCCGGAGCTCGCCAAGGCGATCGACCTCGAACTCGGCCGTCAGCGCCATGAGATCGAACTGATCGCGTCGGAGAACATCGTCTCCAAGGCGGTGATGGAAGCTCAGGGCTCGGTCCTGACCAACAAATACGCCGAGGGCTATCCCGGCAAGCGCTATTACGGCGGCTGCCAGTATGTCGACATCGCCGAGAATCTCGCGATCGACCGCGCCAAGAAGCTCTTCAACTGCGGTTTCGCGAATGTGCAGCCGAATTCGGGCTCGCAGGCCAACCAGGGCGTGTTTCTCGCGTTGCTGCAGCCGGGCGACACATTCATGGGCCTCGACCTCGCCGCCGGCGGCCATCTCACCCACGGCTCGCCCGTGAACCTGTCGGGCCGCTGGTTCAAGCCCGTCAGCTACACCGTCCGCAAGGACGACCAGCGCATCGACATGGAGCAGGTCGCCGCGCTTGCCCGTGAGCATAAGCCGAAGCTCATCATCGCCGGCGGTTCGGGCTATTCCCGCATCTGGGACTTCGAGGCGTTCCGCAAGATCGCCGATGAAGTCGGCGCTTATTTCATGGTCGACATGGCCCACTTCGCCGGCCTCGTCGCCGCGGGCCTGCACCCGTCGCCGTTCCCGCACGCGCATGTCGTCACTACGACGACGCACAAGACGCTGCGCGGCCCGCGCGGCGGCATGGTGCTGACCAACGACGAAGACATCGCCAAGAAGATCAATTCGGCGATCTTCCCCGGCCTGCAGGGTGGTCCGCTCATGCATGTCATCGCGGCGAAGGCTGTCGCCTTCGGCGAGGCGCTGACGCCCGAGTTCAAGGCCTATCAGCAGCGCGTCAAGGACAACGCCCAGACGCTGGCGAAGACGCTCGTCGACGCCGGTCTCGCGATCGTCTCCGGCGGCACCGAGAACCACCTCATGCTCGTGGATCTTCGCCCGAAGAAGATCACCGGCAAGGCGGCGGAAGCCGCGCTCGGCCGCGCCCACATCACCTGCAACAAGAACGGCATCCCCTTTGATCCGGAGAAGCCCTTCGTCACCTCCGGCATCCGTCTCGGCACGCCGGCGGCGACCTCGCGCGGCTTCGGTCAGTCGGAGTTCACCGAGGTCGGCAAGCTGATCGTCGAGGTGCTGGACGGCCTGTCGTCGAAGGGCGAAGAGGGCAATGCGGCGACCGAAGCGGCGGTGAAGGACAAGGTTCACGCGCTGACCGCGAAGTTCCCGATCTATCCGTAA
- a CDS encoding DJ-1/PfpI family protein yields MLQVGMLIYPMMFDVDLVGPLTFMQRLGDANVFLVWKDRAPVVSDLGVSYFARHDFESCPRDLDILFVPGGLKGTIPAMQDRAVLDFLADRGSRAKYVTSVCTGSLVLGAAGLLKGYKATSYWMVRDLLPLFGAELVKERVVIDRNRITGGGATAGLDFGLTLVATLRGEDHAKMLQLAVEYDPQPPFDAGAPERAPAGVAERIREMRAGELEAVMEAASNAPQAPGGSTTSEY; encoded by the coding sequence ATGCTGCAGGTCGGAATGCTCATCTATCCGATGATGTTCGACGTCGACCTCGTCGGGCCTCTGACCTTCATGCAACGCCTCGGGGACGCTAATGTCTTTCTCGTCTGGAAAGACCGGGCGCCCGTCGTCAGCGACCTTGGCGTCTCCTATTTCGCGCGGCACGATTTCGAGAGCTGCCCGAGAGACCTCGACATACTCTTCGTCCCCGGCGGCCTCAAGGGCACGATCCCGGCGATGCAGGACCGCGCCGTGCTCGATTTTCTCGCCGACCGCGGTTCCCGGGCGAAATATGTCACGAGCGTCTGCACGGGCTCGCTGGTGCTCGGCGCGGCCGGGCTACTCAAAGGCTACAAGGCGACAAGCTACTGGATGGTGCGCGACCTGCTGCCGCTTTTCGGCGCGGAACTGGTGAAGGAACGCGTCGTCATCGACCGCAATCGCATCACGGGCGGCGGCGCGACCGCGGGGCTGGATTTCGGCCTGACGCTCGTGGCGACCCTGCGCGGCGAGGACCATGCGAAGATGTTGCAGCTTGCGGTGGAATATGATCCGCAGCCGCCGTTCGACGCGGGCGCGCCGGAGCGGGCGCCGGCGGGAGTGGCGGAGCGGATCAGGGAAATGCGGGCGGGGGAGTTGGAGGCAGTGATGGAAGCCGCGTCCAACGCGCCACAAGCCCCGGGAGGTTCAACGACTTCCGAATACTAG
- a CDS encoding peptide chain release factor 3 produces MTNPITRDPVSRRRTFAIISHPDAGKTTLTEKLLLFGGAIQLAGAVKAKRNAQQTRSDWMNIERERGISVVTSVMTFEYADCVFNLLDTPGHEDFSEDTYRTLSAVDAAVMVIDAAKGIEARTRKLFEVCRLRDIPIVTFINKLDREGRDPFELLDEIEKTLALDATPITWPIGGGKSFAGTYRFATKTIRKIDKDDELTQTSGLDDPIFASLLPPGAADAWREEAMLAAEGSKPFDLAAFREGHLTPVFFGSALRNFGVRDLIDAMAEYAPSPRAQEADKRVVEAKEPKMTGFVFKIQANMDPNHRDRIAFMRVCSGRLTRGMKAKLIRTGKNIPINAPQFFFARDRSIADEAFAGDVVGLPNHGQLRIGDTLTEGEDIVFRGVPSFAPEILRRILISDAMKAKKLREALQQLAEEGVVQVFTPHDGSGSIVGVVGALQLDVLATRLEAEYGLQTRYEQSRFTICRWITSDDPAKLKSFVDSNGSSIADDLDGAPVFMSSSAFQLNYDAERNPAIKFSDVKDYQKKAA; encoded by the coding sequence ATGACCAACCCCATCACCCGCGACCCCGTTTCGCGGCGCCGCACTTTTGCGATCATCTCGCACCCCGACGCCGGCAAGACCACGCTCACCGAGAAGCTGCTGCTCTTCGGCGGCGCTATCCAGCTCGCCGGCGCGGTGAAGGCGAAGCGCAACGCCCAGCAGACGCGCTCGGACTGGATGAACATCGAGCGCGAGCGCGGCATTTCGGTCGTCACCTCGGTGATGACGTTCGAATACGCCGACTGCGTCTTCAACCTGCTCGACACGCCGGGCCACGAAGACTTCTCGGAAGACACCTATCGCACGCTCTCCGCCGTCGACGCGGCGGTGATGGTGATCGACGCCGCGAAGGGCATCGAGGCGCGCACGCGAAAGCTCTTCGAGGTCTGCCGCCTGCGCGACATCCCGATCGTCACCTTCATCAACAAGCTCGATCGCGAAGGCCGCGATCCGTTCGAGCTTCTCGACGAAATCGAGAAGACGCTGGCGCTCGACGCGACGCCGATCACATGGCCCATCGGCGGCGGCAAGAGTTTCGCAGGCACCTACCGCTTCGCGACGAAGACGATCCGGAAGATCGACAAGGACGACGAACTCACGCAGACGAGCGGCCTCGACGACCCGATCTTCGCCTCGCTGCTGCCCCCCGGCGCCGCCGACGCCTGGCGCGAGGAGGCGATGCTGGCGGCGGAGGGCTCGAAGCCCTTCGATCTCGCCGCCTTCCGCGAGGGGCATCTCACGCCCGTCTTCTTCGGCAGCGCGCTGCGCAATTTCGGCGTGCGCGACCTCATCGACGCCATGGCCGAATATGCGCCGAGCCCGCGCGCGCAGGAGGCGGATAAGCGCGTGGTGGAAGCGAAAGAGCCAAAGATGACCGGCTTCGTCTTCAAGATTCAGGCGAACATGGACCCCAACCACCGCGACCGCATCGCCTTCATGCGCGTGTGCTCGGGCAGGCTCACGCGCGGCATGAAGGCGAAGCTGATCCGCACGGGCAAGAACATCCCGATCAACGCGCCGCAGTTTTTCTTCGCGCGCGACCGCTCCATCGCGGACGAAGCCTTTGCTGGCGACGTCGTCGGCCTGCCGAACCACGGCCAATTGCGCATCGGCGACACGCTCACCGAGGGCGAGGACATTGTCTTCCGCGGCGTGCCGAGCTTCGCGCCGGAAATCCTGCGCCGCATTCTCATTTCGGACGCGATGAAGGCCAAGAAATTGCGCGAAGCCCTGCAGCAATTGGCGGAGGAGGGCGTCGTGCAGGTCTTCACCCCGCATGACGGCTCGGGCTCCATCGTCGGCGTCGTCGGCGCGCTGCAGCTCGACGTTTTGGCGACGCGGCTCGAAGCCGAATATGGGCTGCAGACGCGCTACGAGCAGTCCCGCTTCACGATCTGCCGCTGGATCACCTCGGACGACCCCGCGAAGCTGAAGAGCTTTGTCGACTCGAACGGCTCCAGCATCGCCGACGATCTCGACGGCGCGCCGGTGTTCATGAGCTCGTCGGCGTTCCAGCTCAACTATGACGCCGAGCGCAATCCGGCGATAAAATTCTCGGATGTAAAGGACTATCAGAAGAAGGCGGCATGA
- a CDS encoding DUF3501 family protein — MTNRHELTPSDILPWAEYAKDRAEHRRRITAIKRNRRVEVGTFVTFYFESFDTMWLQVQEMLHIEKGGPAQIADELAAYNPLIPKGRELVATFMIEIDDPLRRARVLSGLGGVEETAFIEVGGERVAARAEEDQDRTTAEGKASSVQFVHFPFTDAQVAAFREPNTRVILGLTHPNYSHMAVLSEATRAALAEDFA; from the coding sequence ATGACGAATCGTCACGAACTCACACCATCCGACATCCTGCCTTGGGCGGAATACGCGAAAGACCGCGCGGAGCATCGCCGCCGCATAACCGCAATCAAGCGGAATCGTCGCGTCGAGGTCGGGACCTTCGTGACCTTCTATTTCGAGAGTTTCGACACGATGTGGCTGCAGGTGCAGGAGATGCTGCACATAGAGAAGGGCGGGCCCGCGCAGATCGCCGACGAACTCGCGGCCTATAATCCGCTCATCCCCAAGGGGCGCGAGCTCGTGGCGACCTTCATGATCGAGATCGACGACCCGCTGCGCCGCGCCCGCGTGCTTTCCGGCCTCGGCGGCGTCGAGGAAACCGCCTTCATCGAGGTCGGCGGCGAGCGCGTCGCCGCGAGGGCTGAAGAAGATCAGGACCGCACCACCGCCGAGGGCAAGGCCAGCTCCGTGCAATTCGTGCATTTCCCCTTCACGGACGCGCAGGTCGCGGCCTTCCGCGAGCCAAATACAAGGGTGATCCTCGGCCTGACGCACCCGAATTACAGCCATATGGCCGTGCTGTCCGAGGCGACCCGGGCGGCGCTGGCGGAGGATTTTGCGTAA
- a CDS encoding heterodisulfide reductase-related iron-sulfur binding cluster, translating into MREGSLEAPTRHPLDWENPDFYDEAKLDAEMRRVLDICHGCRRCFNLCDSFPRLFDLVDESKSGELDTVASADFKQVVDACTLCDMCFMTKCPYVPPHEFNLDFPHLMLRYRAVEAKKHGIGAADRALAETDRNGKWATLIAGAANWATRRENTTMRGLEEKIAGLDRNAELPKYASHTLEAKAAANPPARNESGPAKARKVVLYATCYGDYNDTSIGMAALHVLAKNGVETKVVHPHCCGMPKLEQGLIGEVADAARKVAAAFAPYIDEGYDIVAPVPSCALMLKFEWPLILPNDESVKKLSKATFDLSEYIVDIARKEGLAEGMTPVEGGVAFHVSCHSRAQNIGQKGAELLNLIPQADVAVVERCSGHGGAWGYKKGNFEVAMKVGKPAARQLNTAGKKHVVSECPLAGIHIEQGIGALGGDAPKPERISHPIVLMARAYGVGSE; encoded by the coding sequence ATGAGAGAAGGCAGTCTCGAGGCCCCGACCCGGCATCCGCTGGATTGGGAAAACCCTGATTTTTACGACGAGGCGAAGCTCGACGCCGAAATGCGGCGCGTTCTCGACATCTGTCACGGGTGCCGCCGCTGCTTCAATCTCTGCGATTCGTTTCCGCGTCTTTTCGATCTCGTCGACGAGTCAAAAAGCGGCGAACTCGATACGGTGGCGAGCGCGGACTTCAAACAGGTCGTGGACGCCTGCACGCTGTGCGACATGTGCTTCATGACGAAGTGCCCCTACGTCCCGCCGCATGAATTCAATCTCGACTTCCCGCATCTGATGCTGCGCTATCGCGCCGTCGAGGCGAAAAAGCACGGGATCGGCGCCGCCGATCGCGCGCTGGCCGAGACCGACCGTAACGGCAAATGGGCGACGCTGATCGCCGGCGCCGCCAACTGGGCGACGCGTCGTGAGAACACGACCATGCGCGGGCTGGAGGAGAAAATCGCCGGCCTGGACCGCAACGCCGAACTGCCGAAATACGCCAGCCATACGCTGGAGGCCAAAGCCGCCGCCAATCCGCCCGCGCGCAACGAGAGCGGGCCGGCGAAGGCCCGCAAGGTCGTGCTCTACGCCACCTGTTACGGCGACTACAACGACACCTCGATCGGCATGGCGGCGTTGCACGTCCTCGCGAAGAACGGCGTCGAGACCAAGGTCGTCCACCCGCATTGTTGCGGCATGCCGAAGCTCGAACAGGGTCTGATCGGCGAGGTCGCCGACGCCGCGCGCAAGGTCGCCGCCGCTTTCGCGCCCTACATCGACGAGGGTTACGACATTGTCGCGCCGGTGCCGTCCTGCGCGCTGATGCTGAAATTCGAGTGGCCGCTCATCCTGCCCAATGACGAGAGCGTGAAGAAGCTCTCCAAGGCGACTTTCGACCTTTCGGAATATATCGTCGACATCGCCAGGAAAGAGGGCCTTGCCGAAGGCATGACTCCCGTCGAGGGCGGCGTCGCCTTCCACGTGTCCTGCCATTCCCGCGCGCAGAACATCGGCCAGAAAGGCGCGGAGCTGCTCAATCTCATTCCGCAGGCGGATGTCGCGGTGGTCGAGCGTTGCTCGGGTCACGGCGGCGCCTGGGGATACAAGAAGGGCAATTTCGAAGTCGCCATGAAAGTCGGCAAGCCCGCCGCGCGCCAGCTGAACACCGCCGGAAAGAAACATGTCGTCTCGGAATGTCCGCTCGCCGGCATACATATCGAGCAGGGGATCGGCGCGCTCGGCGGCGACGCGCCGAAGCCGGAGCGTATCTCGCACCCGATCGTGCTGATGGCGCGGGCCTATGGGGTCGGGAGCGAGTAA
- a CDS encoding rubrerythrin family protein translates to MATLKGSKTEANLKAAFAGESQANRRYLYFAQKADVEGYNDVAAVFRSTAEGETGHAHGHLEFLEGVGDPATGLPIGKTADNLKAAVAGETHEYTDMYPGMARSAREEGFDEIADWFETLAKAERSHAGRFQRALDELK, encoded by the coding sequence ATGGCTACGCTCAAGGGCAGCAAGACCGAAGCGAATCTCAAGGCGGCTTTCGCCGGCGAATCGCAGGCCAATCGCCGCTATCTTTATTTCGCTCAGAAGGCCGACGTTGAGGGCTACAACGACGTCGCCGCCGTGTTCCGCTCCACCGCGGAAGGCGAGACCGGCCACGCCCACGGCCATCTCGAGTTCCTCGAGGGCGTTGGCGACCCCGCCACGGGCCTGCCGATCGGCAAGACCGCCGACAACCTCAAGGCCGCCGTCGCCGGTGAGACCCACGAATACACCGACATGTATCCCGGCATGGCGCGTTCTGCCCGCGAAGAGGGCTTTGACGAGATCGCCGACTGGTTCGAGACGCTGGCCAAGGCCGAGCGTTCGCACGCCGGCCGCTTCCAGCGCGCGCTCGACGAGCTGAAGTAA
- a CDS encoding HXXEE domain-containing protein — translation MFDRLVHNWVYGGFLAGLALLALYPLLAEHWSEPLRLTFLFLPIYIVHQYEEHDADRFRLFFNRTIGGGREVLKPAAVFIINIFGVWGVIVAACYLSANVNPGFGLIAVYLAVVNAVVHAVHAIAFRGYNPGLATALVLFIPLGAYSIMRFDALGAGGLAWQATGLGVAISIHAAIIAYALRRRAALAAT, via the coding sequence ATGTTCGACCGGCTTGTCCACAACTGGGTCTACGGCGGCTTTCTCGCCGGACTCGCGCTACTTGCGCTTTATCCGCTTCTCGCCGAGCACTGGTCGGAGCCGCTCCGGCTGACCTTTCTCTTCCTGCCGATCTATATTGTGCATCAGTATGAAGAACATGACGCGGACCGCTTCCGGCTGTTCTTCAACCGGACGATCGGCGGCGGCCGCGAGGTCCTTAAGCCTGCGGCCGTTTTCATCATCAATATTTTCGGCGTGTGGGGCGTGATCGTCGCGGCCTGCTATTTGTCGGCCAATGTCAATCCCGGCTTTGGGCTGATCGCGGTCTATCTGGCGGTGGTCAACGCCGTCGTGCACGCCGTCCACGCCATCGCCTTCCGCGGTTACAATCCCGGCCTCGCGACGGCGCTGGTCCTGTTTATTCCCCTCGGTGCCTACAGCATAATGCGATTCGACGCCCTCGGCGCCGGCGGCTTGGCGTGGCAGGCGACGGGCCTCGGCGTCGCCATCTCCATTCACGCCGCCATCATCGCCTATGCCCTGCGCCGCCGGGCGGCGCTCGCCGCTACTTGA
- a CDS encoding methyltransferase, which produces MTLKPSPEKLLALGMSFWNAKTLLSAVELGVFDALADGPADLSTLTKKLGLHERSARDFLDALVAMKMLDRESGQYRNTPETDFFLVRGRPSYVGGLLEMANARLYSSWGNLTEALKTGQRQSENKEEGDLFGALYADPDRLRGFLAAMSGVSAGAARAIAEKFPWSDYKTFIDVGAAQGMVPVTVARAHAHLSGGGFDLPAVGPIFNDFVAANGLADRLRFHPGDFFNDALPAADVIIMGHILHDWDLAQKRMLLKKAHDALPDGGALIVYEAIIDDDRRQNAFGLLMSLNMLIETAGGFDFTGADCESWMKEAGFAKTRVEHLVGPDSMVIGFK; this is translated from the coding sequence ATGACGTTGAAGCCCTCTCCCGAGAAGCTGCTCGCTCTCGGCATGTCCTTCTGGAACGCCAAGACGCTGCTCTCGGCGGTGGAGCTCGGCGTCTTCGACGCGCTTGCCGACGGCCCCGCCGATCTCTCGACGCTGACAAAAAAGCTCGGCCTCCACGAGCGTTCGGCGCGCGATTTCCTCGACGCGCTCGTGGCGATGAAGATGCTGGACCGAGAGAGCGGGCAATATCGCAACACGCCGGAAACGGATTTCTTCCTCGTGCGCGGGAGGCCGAGCTATGTCGGCGGCCTGCTCGAGATGGCCAATGCGCGCCTTTATTCAAGCTGGGGCAATCTGACGGAGGCGTTGAAAACCGGCCAGCGACAGAGCGAGAACAAGGAGGAGGGCGATCTCTTCGGGGCGCTTTACGCGGACCCCGACCGTCTGCGCGGCTTCCTTGCGGCGATGAGCGGCGTCAGCGCCGGGGCGGCCCGCGCGATTGCCGAGAAATTCCCGTGGTCGGACTACAAGACTTTCATCGACGTCGGCGCCGCGCAGGGCATGGTTCCCGTCACCGTCGCGCGCGCCCATGCGCATCTCTCGGGCGGCGGTTTCGATCTGCCTGCGGTCGGTCCGATCTTCAATGACTTCGTCGCGGCGAATGGCCTTGCCGACCGGCTGCGATTCCATCCGGGCGATTTCTTCAACGACGCGCTCCCCGCCGCCGATGTCATCATCATGGGCCACATCCTGCACGACTGGGATCTGGCGCAGAAGCGCATGCTGCTGAAAAAGGCCCATGACGCGCTGCCCGACGGCGGCGCGCTGATCGTTTATGAAGCGATCATCGACGACGACCGCCGCCAAAACGCCTTCGGCCTTCTGATGAGCCTCAATATGTTGATCGAAACCGCCGGCGGCTTCGATTTCACGGGAGCGGATTGCGAAAGCTGGATGAAGGAGGCGGGCTTCGCGAAAACCCGTGTCGAGCATCTCGTCGGTCCCGACTCGATGGTCATCGGCTTCAAGTAG
- a CDS encoding poly-gamma-glutamate hydrolase family protein, which yields MRLADRYESFQSLAAREIEGVHYRIHVAARSSPVVVVAPHGGLIEPGTSEVAAAIAADRFSLYCFESLTMRARGDGLHITSTRFDEPRALRLIEASDVAIGVHGRKNGEDEASVWVGGLHETLRDAICDALLQSGFRAKTVGEGHRLAGRDPANICNRGRRREGVQIEMPKALRIKFAADAAHRHAFADAVRAALSDELAGVR from the coding sequence GTGCGCTTGGCTGACCGCTACGAGAGTTTTCAGTCGCTTGCGGCGCGCGAAATAGAGGGCGTGCATTACCGCATCCATGTCGCCGCGCGATCGTCGCCGGTCGTGGTCGTCGCGCCGCATGGCGGATTGATCGAGCCGGGAACGTCGGAAGTAGCGGCGGCGATCGCCGCGGATCGTTTCTCGCTCTATTGCTTCGAAAGCCTGACGATGCGGGCCAGGGGCGACGGCCTCCATATTACGTCCACGCGTTTCGACGAGCCGCGAGCCTTGAGACTGATCGAGGCGTCAGACGTCGCCATCGGCGTGCATGGCCGCAAGAATGGTGAGGACGAGGCGTCGGTCTGGGTTGGCGGACTGCATGAAACATTGCGGGACGCGATCTGCGATGCGCTGCTGCAAAGCGGCTTCCGCGCCAAGACGGTCGGCGAGGGCCACCGCCTCGCGGGCCGCGACCCGGCCAACATCTGCAACCGGGGCCGTCGCCGCGAAGGCGTGCAAATCGAAATGCCGAAGGCCCTTCGGATCAAATTCGCGGCCGACGCAGCGCATCGTCACGCCTTCGCCGACGCCGTGCGCGCTGCGTTGAGCGACGAACTGGCAGGCGTCCGTTGA